The Pseudomonas sp. IAC-BECa141 genome contains the following window.
AGATCGTGGCGATTCTGGCCCTGAGCTTCGAGTTGACGCTCCACCAGCATCTGCGTGGCGATACCGGCGTGGTCGGTGCCCGGCTGCCACAGGGTATTGCGACCCTGCATGCGGCGGAAACGGATCAGGGCGTCCATGATCGCGTTGTTGAAACCGTGACCCATGTGCAGGCTGCCGGTGACGTTCGGCGGCGGGATCATGATGGTGTAGGAGTCGCCCGCGCCTTGCGGGGCGAAGTAGTTCTCGGACTCCCAGGTGTTGTACCAGGAAGTTTCAATGGCGTGCGGCTGGTAGGTCTTATCCATGCGCGGCGGGACCCTATTGGCATTTATTCAGGAAAAGCCGGGAAGTATAGCGGGGCATGGGGCGCAGGGCGAGCGGGGCGGGCCGGGTGGAGGGCTAAATGTGGGAGCTGGCTGACCAGCGATGGCGGCGGCGCGGTTTTTCAGGAAAGCCGCCGTGATGCTGTCGCTGGCCAGTCAGCTCCTACAGGAGATCGGGGGGATTATTCATACTGGCCGAGAAGCCGTTCCATCCGCGCCTCGAGGCGACGTTTGATTTCGGTTTCGATGTGTGGTGCGAAATCGTCGATCACGTCCTGCATGATCAGTTGCGCGGCGGCGCGCAGTTCGCTGTCCAGGTGCAGGAGCGCGTCGGGACCTTTATCCACAGGTGCAGCGGCAGGCTGCGGGGCAGGCGTCGGCGGGGGTGCAGCTTCGGCGGCTTGCGGTGTGTTGTCGATCGAATCGAACAACATCGGAATCTGTTCCTGTTCGCCATCATCGACCGTGTCGGTCAGCAGCGGCGGTTGCAGGTTGTCATCACCGAGCAACTGGCGGATCGACTCGAGATCATCCAGCAGGTGCGCGGGTTTTTGCAGCGGTTTTGGAGTGTCCATCGGCGTACTCAGAGTCGCTGTAAACGGTGGTCTTGCAGAGGATAGCCCTGTTCGCGGTAGAAACGGAAACTCTCCCGCGCCGCAGTGCGAATCGTCGGATCTTCCACCACAACCTCCGCCACCCGGGCGAATTTGTTGGCGAAAGCCGGGACTTTCAGGTCGAGGTTGACCAGCAAGTCCGCGTGCTGGCCGCAGTCATCGCCCAATCCCAACACGATCAAACCTTCCGGTTCGCTTTCAGCCGGGCCGTGAGGCACGAAGGTTTCGCCCTTGAACGCCCACAGCCGCGCATCGAGATCATCACGCTGGGCGGCATCGCTGCAATGCAGGTAGATGCGGTGGCCCATGCGCCACGCTTTCTCGGTGAGCTTGCAGGCAAAGTCCAGGCGAGCCGAAGGATCGGCGCTGGGCAGGATATAAAAGTCGACTTTGGTCATTGCGGTTCCTGAGCTGAAAGCGGCGCCTCTCAAGAAAGGCGCCGCCCGCAGTCATCGGTTTCAGGCTTTGGCGCGGTCCAGCAGGTATTGGGTCAGCAGTGGAACCGGACGGCCAGTGGCGCCCTTGTCCTTGCCGCCGCTGGTCCAGGCGGTGCCTGCAATGTCCAGGTGTGCCCAGTTCAGTTTTTTGGTGAAGCGCGACAGGAAGCAGGCGGCGGTGATGGTGCCGGCTTTCGGACCGCCGATGTTGGCGATGTCGGCGAACGGGCTGTCCAGTTGCTCCTGGTACTCATCGAACAGCGGCAGTTGCCAGGCGCGGTCGTCGGCAGCCTTGCCGGCGCTCAGCAGTTGCTCGATCAGCTCGTCGTTGTTGCCCAGCAGGCCTGACGTGTGGGCGCCCAGAGCAACGACGCAGGCACCGGTCAGGGTGGCGATGTCGATTACCGCTTGCGGCTTGAAGCGCTCGGAGTAGGTCAGGGCGTCGCACAGCACCAGACGGCCTTCGGCGTCGGTGTTGAGGATTTCCACGGTCTGGCCGCTCATGGTGGTGACGATGTCGCCCGGACGCGAAGCCGTGCCGCTCGGCATGTTCTCGGCGCAGGCGAGGATGCACACCAGGTTGATCGGCAGTTTCAGTTCCAGCACGGCGCGCAGGGTACCGAACACGCTGGCGGCGCCGCCCATGTCGTACTTCATCTCGTCCATGCCGGCGCCCGGCTTCAGGCTGATGCCGCCGGTGTCGAAGGTGATGCCTTTACCGACCAGCGCGTACGGCTTCTCGGATTTCTTGCCGCCGTTGTATTGCATGACGATCAGACGCGGCGGCTGGGCGCTGCCCTGGCCGACGGCGTAGAACGAACCCATGCCCAGCGACTTGATCTTCTTCTCGTCGAGGACTTCGACTTTCAGATCCTTGAACTCTTTGCCGAGGTTCTTGGCCTGTTCGCCCAGGAAAGTCGGGTGGCAGATGTTCGGCGGCAGGTTGCCCAGGTTGCGGGTGAACGCCATGCCGTTGGCGATCGCAGTGGCGTGGTTCACGGCGCGCTGCACTTCGGCCTGAGCGGCCTTGATGGTCAGCAGAGTGATCTTCTTCAGGGCGCGCGGTTCGGCTTTCTGGCTCTTGAACTGGTCGAAGGTGTATTCGCCGTCGATCAGGGTTTCGGCCAGCAGTCGGGTCTTGCCGTAGCTGTCGCGGTTCTTGACGATGATTTCATCGAGCGCCAGCACGGCGTCGCTGCCACCCAGGCCTTTAAGCGTGTTGAGGATGCCGGCGACGATCTTGCGGAACGGACGGTCGCCCAGTTCTTCATCCTTGCCCACGCCGACCAGCAGCACGCGTTCGGCTTTCAGGTTCGGCAGGCTGTGCAGCAACAGGCTCTGACCGACCTTGCCGGCCAGGTCGCCACGCTTGAGCACGGCGCTGATGGCGCCGCCGCTCAGTTCGTCGACCTGCCTGGCGGCAACACCGAGTTTGCGGCCTTCGCCGATAGCAACCACCAGGGTGGCGGTTTTCAACGTTTCTGGGCTAACGCTTTTTACAACCAGTTCCATGTCCGGATCCCTGAATGAATGGTCAACACGCAGGCGTTCGACGTGTCCGCCGTCGCCTGCTTATAGAGAGAAGAGGCGCAGGCCAGTGCCCGCGACAGAGGCGGCAGTTTGAACCTCGCTCACCGCGCCTGACAACCCTCGGTTGTACGATCTTCAACGGATTGCATGCTTGCGTGAGTGTGTGCAGTGACAGGCGCCCTCAATCACAGGATAATGCCGCATCTTTTTTCGACGGCTCTGCCTTGCGGGCCCGTCGATACGTTTGCTTGTTTGGCCGCCTTAGCCTGACAACCCTGGAGTGTCTGGTTTGATCGTCTTCCGTTATCTGTCCCGCGAAGTCCTGTTGACCCTGAGTGCGGTAAGCGCCGTGCTGCTGGTCATCATCATGAGCGGTCGCTTCATCAAATACCTCGCCCAGGCCGCTGCGGGCCAGCTCGATCCGGGATCGCTGTTCCTGATCATGGGCTACCGTCTGCCGGGCTTCCTGCAACTGATCCTGCCGCTGGGCCTGTTTCTCGGGATCCTGCTGGCGTACGGCCGGTTGTACCTGGAAAGCGAAATGACCGTGCTCTCGGCCACCGGCATGAGTCAGCAGCGTCTGTTTCGCATGACCCTGTTCCCGGCCACCCTGGTGGCGCTGGTGGTGGCATGGCTGAGCCTGAGCCTGGCCCCGCAAGGCGCCAACCAGTTCCAGCTGCTGCTGAACAAGCAGGACGCCCTGACCGAGTTCGACACCCTCGAGCCCGGCCGTTTCCAGGCCCTGCGCGACGGTACGCGGGTGACCTACACCGAAACCCTGAGCGACGATCGGGTCAACCTCGGCAGCGTGTTCATCTCGCAGAAGAACCTCGGCGCCAACCAGAAGGATCGCGGCATTTCCGTGCTGGTGGCAGAAAAGGGCCGTCAGGAAGTGCGTCCCGACGGCAACCGCTACCTGATCCTCGACAACGGCTACCGCTACGACGGCAGCCCGGGTCAGGCCAACTATCGCGCCATCCACTACGAAACCTACGGCGTGCTGCTGCCCAAGCCGGATGTCAGCGAGGAAGTCACCGACCGTGACGCCATGCCGACCTCGTCTTTGCTGGGCAGCGACGACATCCGCTCGAAAACCGAATTGCAATGGCGCCTGTCGCTGCCGTTGCTGGTGTTCATCGTGACCCTGATGGCGGTGCCGCTGTCGCGGGTCAACCCGCGTCAGGGGCGTTTCCTCAAGCTGCTGCCGGCGATTCTTCTTTATATGGCTTACCTGACCATCCTGATTGCCGCCCGCGGCGCCCTTGAAAAAGGCAAGATTCCACCGTCGCTCGGTTTGTGGTGGGTGCACGCGATCTTCCTGTTCATCGGCCTGGGCCTGTTGTACTGGGAACCTCTGCGCCTGAAGCTGGCCAGCCGTCGCAGCGCTGCGCTGGAGGTGGCCCGTGGTTAAACTCGACCGCTACATCGGCAGCAGCGTATTCATTGCGATCATCGCAGTGCTGGCGATCATTCTCGGCCTGGCGACCTTGTTCGCGTTCATCGACGAGATGGGCGACGTCAGTGACACCTACACCCTGGTCGATGTCCTGAGTTTCGTGCTCCTGACCGCGCCACGCCGCATGTACGACATGCTGCCGATGGCGGCGCTGATCGGCTGTCTGATCGGCCTCGGCAGTCTGGCGAGCAGCAGCGAACTGACGGTAATGCGCGCTGCCGGTGTGTCCATCGGGCGCATCGTCTGGGCGGTAATGAAACCGATGCTGGTGCTGATGCTGGCCGGTGTGCTGATCGGCGAGTACGTGGCGCCGGTCACCGAAAGCATGGCCCAGGCCAACCGTTCGCTGGCGCAAGGCAGCGGCGACGCGCAAAGCGCCAAGCACGGCATGTGGCACCGCCAGGGCGAGGAGTTCATTCACATCAACTCCGTACAGCCCAACGGTCGCCTGTATGGCGTGACTCGCTATCACTTTGACAAAGAGCGTCATCTGCTGAGCTCCAGCTTCGCCAAGCGCGCCGAGTTCGATACCGATCACTGGCAGCTGACCGACGTAACGACCACCAGATTCCACGAGCGCAGTACCGAAGTGGTCAATACACCGGTCGAGCGTTGGGATGTCTCGCTGAGCCCGCAATTGCTGAGCACTGTGGTGATGGCGCCGGAATCGCTGTCGATCACCGGCCTGTGGGGTTATATCCACTACCTGGCCGATCAGGGCCTGAGCAACGGTCGTTACTGGCTGGCATTTTGGGTCAAGGTGTTGCAGCCGCTGGTGACCGCTGCCCTGGTACTGATGGCGATCTCCTTCATCTTCGGTCCGTTGCGTTCGGTGACCCTCGGTCAGCGGGTATTCACCGGTGTGCTGGTGGGTTTCACCTTCCGCATCGTTCAGGATCTGCTGGGTCCATCCAGTCTGGTGTTCGGGTTCTCGCCGCTGTTCGCGGTGCTGGTGCCGGCTGGCGTATGTGCGCTGGCGGGTGTCTGGCTGTTGCGTCGAGCCGGTTGATGAACAAGGTTTCACCCACGCTTTAGCCTTGGAAACGCCTCGGTCGTCAGATCGGGGCGTTTTTGCATGCAATCCGGGTGACAGGCGAACGTGACGCTTGCGCCGTGTATCAGGTACAATTCCCGGCTATTTTTCGGCGGGCCAAGCCTGCAGCCTTTTTGAGTGTTGATCCGTGAGTGATTTGAGTCATATCCGCAATTTCTCCATCATCGCCCACATTGACCATGGCAAGTCGACGCTGGCTGACCGTTTCATCCAGATGTGCGGCGGCCTGGCCGAGCGTGAAATGGAAGCCCAGGTCCTGGACTCCATGGAACTGGAGCGTGAGCGCGGGATCACCATCAAGGCCCACAGCGTCACCCTCTATTACAAGGCCAAAGACGGCATCACCTACCAGCTGAACTTCATTGACACCCCGGGTCACGTCGACTTCACCTACGAAGTCAGCCGTTCCCTGGCCGCGTGTGAAGGCGCGTTGCTGGTGGTCGATGCGGGGCAGGGTGTTGAAGCCCAGTCCGTGGCCAACTGCTACACCGCCATCGAGCAGGGCCTCGAGGTTATGCCGGTGCTGAACAAGATCGACCTGCCACAGGCCGAGCCCGACCGCGTCAAGGACGAGATCGAGAAGATCATCGGCATCGACGCCACCGACGCCGTCACCTGCAGCGCCAAGACCGGCCTGGGTGTCGACGAGGTTCTGGAGCGTCTGGTTACCACCATTCCTGCGCCGACCGGCAACATCGAAGATCCGCTGCAAGCGTTGATCATCGACTCCTGGTTCGACAACTACCTGGGCGTTGTCTCCCTGGTACGCGTGCGTCACGGCCGCGTGAAGAAGGGCGACAAGATCCTCGTCAAGTCCACCGGCAAGGTGCATCTGGTCGACAGCGTTGGCGTGTTCAACCCGAAGCACACCGCCACCGCTGACCTGAAAGCCGGCGAAGTGGGCTTCATCATCGCCAGCATCAAGGACATTCACGGTGCGCCGGTCGGTGACACCCTGACCCTGAGCTCCACTCCGGACGTTCCGGTGCTGCCAGGCTTCAAACGCATCCAGCCGCAGGTTTACGCCGGTCTGTTCCCGGTCAGCTCCGACGACTTCGAGGACTTCCGCGAAGCGCTGCAGAAACTGACCCTGAACGACTCGTCGCTGCAATACACCCCGGAAAGCTCCGACGCACTGGGCTTCGGCTTCCGTTGCGGCTTCCTCGGCATGCTGCACATGGAGATCATCCAGGAGCGCCTGGAGCGCGAATACGACCTGGACCTGATCACCACGGCGCCAACCGTAATCTTCGAGCTGGTGCTGAAAACCGGTGAAACGATTTACGTCGACAACCCGTCAAAGCTGCCGGATGTCTCGTCGATCGAAGACATGCGCGAGCCGATCGTGCGCGCCAACATCCTGGTACCGCAGGAGCACCTGGGCAACGTCATCACCCTGTGCATCGAAAAACGCGGCGTGCAGGTGGATATGCTGTTCCTCGGCAATCAGGTGCAGGTGACCTACGACCTGCCGATGAACGAAGTGGTCCTGGACTTCTTCGATCGTCTGAAATCCACCAGCCGCGGCTATGCTTCGCTGGACTACCATTTCGATCGCTACCAATCGGCTAATCTGGTGAAACTGGACGTGCTGATCAACGGCGACAAGGTCGACGCTCTGGCGCTGATCGTGCACCGTGACAATTCGCACTTCAAAGGTCGCCAGTTGACCGAGAAGATGAAAGAACTGATTCCTCGTCAGATGTTCGACGTGGCCATCCAGGCTGCCATTGGCGGTCAGATCGTCGCCCGGACAACCGTCAAGGCGCTCAGAAAGAACGTATTGGCCAAGTGCTACGGCGGCGACGTCAGCCGTAAGAAAAAACTGCTTGAGAAGCAGAAGGCCGGTAAGAAACGCATGAAACAGGTCGGCAACGTGGAAATCCCACAAGAAGCCTTCCTCGCCGTGCTCAGGTTGGAATAGTCAGGTCCTATGTCACTAAATTTCCCGCTGTTGCTGGTCATTGCCGTGTTCGTCTGCGGTCTGTTGGCGTTGCTCGATCTGTTGATCCTGGCACCGCGTCGGCGTGCTGCCATCGCCTCCTATCAGGGCAGCGTCAGCCAGCCTGATGTGATGGTGGTCGAGAAGCTGAACAAGGAACCGCTGCTGGTCGAGTACGGCAAGTCGTTCTTCCCGGTGCTGTTCATCGTGCTGGTGCTGCGTTCGTTTCTGGTGGAGCCGTTCCAGATTCCGTCCGGCTCGATGAAACCGACCCTGGACGTCGGCGACTTCATTCTGGTGAACAAGTTTTCCTACGGGATCCGTTTGCCGGTGATCGACAAGAAGATCATCGAAGTCGGTGATCCGCAGCGCGGCGATGTGATGGTATTCCGCTACCCGAGCGATCCGAACGTCAACTACATCAAGCGTGTCGTCGGCCTGCCGGGCGACACCGTGCGGTACACCGCCGACAAGCGTCTGTTCGTCAATGGCGAGTCGATTGCCGAGCAAATGGTCGGCTCCGAGCCGGGCACCCTCGGCAGTGCGGAACTCTACAAGGAAAAACTCGGCGCCGCCGAGCACCTGATCCGCAAGGAAATGAGCCGCTACCGCGCTACGCCGGACCATAGCTGGACCGTGCCGGCCGGACACTACTTCATGATGGGCGACAACCGCGACAACTCGAACGACAGTCGCTACTGGGATGATCCAAACATTCCCAAGGATCTGCTGGGCATGGTTCCCGACCAGAACATCGTCGGCAAAGCCTTCGCGGTCTGGATGAGCTGGCCGGAACCGAAACTCAGCCACCTGCCGAACTTCTCGCGGGTCGGCCTGATCAAGTAAACAAACACGGCGCTGTTGACCACAGCGCCGAATGCATTTCTGGCGTCGGCACAACCGGCTCCAGGGCATGAAGCCACGATATTCAGGACGTCATTTTTGAACACAGCGTTA
Protein-coding sequences here:
- a CDS encoding DNA polymerase III subunit chi, with protein sequence MDTPKPLQKPAHLLDDLESIRQLLGDDNLQPPLLTDTVDDGEQEQIPMLFDSIDNTPQAAEAAPPPTPAPQPAAAPVDKGPDALLHLDSELRAAAQLIMQDVIDDFAPHIETEIKRRLEARMERLLGQYE
- a CDS encoding DNA polymerase III subunit chi produces the protein MTKVDFYILPSADPSARLDFACKLTEKAWRMGHRIYLHCSDAAQRDDLDARLWAFKGETFVPHGPAESEPEGLIVLGLGDDCGQHADLLVNLDLKVPAFANKFARVAEVVVEDPTIRTAARESFRFYREQGYPLQDHRLQRL
- a CDS encoding leucyl aminopeptidase; translation: MELVVKSVSPETLKTATLVVAIGEGRKLGVAARQVDELSGGAISAVLKRGDLAGKVGQSLLLHSLPNLKAERVLLVGVGKDEELGDRPFRKIVAGILNTLKGLGGSDAVLALDEIIVKNRDSYGKTRLLAETLIDGEYTFDQFKSQKAEPRALKKITLLTIKAAQAEVQRAVNHATAIANGMAFTRNLGNLPPNICHPTFLGEQAKNLGKEFKDLKVEVLDEKKIKSLGMGSFYAVGQGSAQPPRLIVMQYNGGKKSEKPYALVGKGITFDTGGISLKPGAGMDEMKYDMGGAASVFGTLRAVLELKLPINLVCILACAENMPSGTASRPGDIVTTMSGQTVEILNTDAEGRLVLCDALTYSERFKPQAVIDIATLTGACVVALGAHTSGLLGNNDELIEQLLSAGKAADDRAWQLPLFDEYQEQLDSPFADIANIGGPKAGTITAACFLSRFTKKLNWAHLDIAGTAWTSGGKDKGATGRPVPLLTQYLLDRAKA
- the lptF gene encoding LPS export ABC transporter permease LptF, which produces MIVFRYLSREVLLTLSAVSAVLLVIIMSGRFIKYLAQAAAGQLDPGSLFLIMGYRLPGFLQLILPLGLFLGILLAYGRLYLESEMTVLSATGMSQQRLFRMTLFPATLVALVVAWLSLSLAPQGANQFQLLLNKQDALTEFDTLEPGRFQALRDGTRVTYTETLSDDRVNLGSVFISQKNLGANQKDRGISVLVAEKGRQEVRPDGNRYLILDNGYRYDGSPGQANYRAIHYETYGVLLPKPDVSEEVTDRDAMPTSSLLGSDDIRSKTELQWRLSLPLLVFIVTLMAVPLSRVNPRQGRFLKLLPAILLYMAYLTILIAARGALEKGKIPPSLGLWWVHAIFLFIGLGLLYWEPLRLKLASRRSAALEVARG
- the lptG gene encoding LPS export ABC transporter permease LptG, with translation MVKLDRYIGSSVFIAIIAVLAIILGLATLFAFIDEMGDVSDTYTLVDVLSFVLLTAPRRMYDMLPMAALIGCLIGLGSLASSSELTVMRAAGVSIGRIVWAVMKPMLVLMLAGVLIGEYVAPVTESMAQANRSLAQGSGDAQSAKHGMWHRQGEEFIHINSVQPNGRLYGVTRYHFDKERHLLSSSFAKRAEFDTDHWQLTDVTTTRFHERSTEVVNTPVERWDVSLSPQLLSTVVMAPESLSITGLWGYIHYLADQGLSNGRYWLAFWVKVLQPLVTAALVLMAISFIFGPLRSVTLGQRVFTGVLVGFTFRIVQDLLGPSSLVFGFSPLFAVLVPAGVCALAGVWLLRRAG
- the lepA gene encoding translation elongation factor 4, whose amino-acid sequence is MSDLSHIRNFSIIAHIDHGKSTLADRFIQMCGGLAEREMEAQVLDSMELERERGITIKAHSVTLYYKAKDGITYQLNFIDTPGHVDFTYEVSRSLAACEGALLVVDAGQGVEAQSVANCYTAIEQGLEVMPVLNKIDLPQAEPDRVKDEIEKIIGIDATDAVTCSAKTGLGVDEVLERLVTTIPAPTGNIEDPLQALIIDSWFDNYLGVVSLVRVRHGRVKKGDKILVKSTGKVHLVDSVGVFNPKHTATADLKAGEVGFIIASIKDIHGAPVGDTLTLSSTPDVPVLPGFKRIQPQVYAGLFPVSSDDFEDFREALQKLTLNDSSLQYTPESSDALGFGFRCGFLGMLHMEIIQERLEREYDLDLITTAPTVIFELVLKTGETIYVDNPSKLPDVSSIEDMREPIVRANILVPQEHLGNVITLCIEKRGVQVDMLFLGNQVQVTYDLPMNEVVLDFFDRLKSTSRGYASLDYHFDRYQSANLVKLDVLINGDKVDALALIVHRDNSHFKGRQLTEKMKELIPRQMFDVAIQAAIGGQIVARTTVKALRKNVLAKCYGGDVSRKKKLLEKQKAGKKRMKQVGNVEIPQEAFLAVLRLE
- the lepB gene encoding signal peptidase I — encoded protein: MSLNFPLLLVIAVFVCGLLALLDLLILAPRRRAAIASYQGSVSQPDVMVVEKLNKEPLLVEYGKSFFPVLFIVLVLRSFLVEPFQIPSGSMKPTLDVGDFILVNKFSYGIRLPVIDKKIIEVGDPQRGDVMVFRYPSDPNVNYIKRVVGLPGDTVRYTADKRLFVNGESIAEQMVGSEPGTLGSAELYKEKLGAAEHLIRKEMSRYRATPDHSWTVPAGHYFMMGDNRDNSNDSRYWDDPNIPKDLLGMVPDQNIVGKAFAVWMSWPEPKLSHLPNFSRVGLIK